A single window of Oreochromis aureus strain Israel breed Guangdong linkage group 7, ZZ_aureus, whole genome shotgun sequence DNA harbors:
- the LOC116332982 gene encoding myoD family inhibitor domain-containing protein-like gives MLQGEHLSVDGEEQKTSQTKGSTSLKSAQEILSVGDPVSRGNTITTDLISSQPLPAVSPPAEASQEAAAFKKLTSDHQQKPVCPRCGLAAPDDRLQGSRLSVHSGSRSSKRRREAGAAAGSHQTAATPADTCFHLLLACLSCHCSVLLLGLLEACSSCLHTLCSSCCHACTRCCSAVREVPVEELNCHAHCHSVLFESCCEPTECLEFCLECCEICHRS, from the exons ATGTTACAAGGAGAGCACTTATCTGTGGATGGGGAGGAGCAAAAAACAAGCCAGACTAAAG GTAGCACGTCTCTAAAATCAGCCCAGGAAATCCTTTCAGTGGGTGACCCTGTTAGCAGAGGAAATACCATCACCACTGATCTTATCAGCT CTCAGCCTCTGCCTGCTGTTTCTCCACCAGCAGAGGCTTCACAGGAGGCAGCAGCGTTTAAGAAACTTACATCTGACCACCAGCAGAAGCCCGTGTGTCCACGGTGTGGCCTCGCAGCTCCAGATGACAGACTGCAGGGCTCCAGGTTGTCAGTGCACAGCGGCAGCAGGAGCAGTAAAAGGAGAAGGGAGGCGGGTGCTGCGGCTGGATCACACCAAACTGCGGCTACACCTGCTG ACACGTGCTTTCACCTGCTGCTGGCGTGCCTGTCGTGCCACTGCTCCGTGCTGCTCCTGGGTCTCCTGGAGGCTTGCTCCTCATGCCTTCACaccctctgctcctcctgctgccACGCGTGCACCCGCTGCTGTTCAGCCGTTCGGGAGGTTCCCGTGGAGGAGCTCAACTGCCACGCCCACTGCCACTCCGTATTGTTCGAGTCCTGCTGCGAGCCAACCGAGTGTCTCGAGTTTTGTCTGGAGTGTTGCGAGATCTGCCATCGCAGCTAG
- the LOC116313196 gene encoding forkhead box protein P2-like, whose translation MPESPLSPTTARQNPASSLLSHTDSSGGERVANGNAGTLSGDDWQTLQYKQVFLAMMAPQQMQQFLAPNQLQALIHQKQQALLLQQHHLKEFYKKQQQQIQLLQQQSSKKIKELSSPQLVFQQLIQLQQQQQQQLLRAHRPALSSPALSPACLSPAEMQQVWKELTLGMTEDKTAIKANRESSTGKIMSAKVPGRQADDQQSACPHRAESTVKGDHAAKHALFGHGVCNWPGCESVCENFSQFIKHISSEHTLDDRSTAQCRVQMQVVQQLELQLCKERERLQAMMAHLHLPSLEAQSLSAPAQSPQSDAAADPCGLQLTSVNSLPSLNSSDPAQVSPRPLDPVGTPSQRGEKEFPSHTSGVGPMRRRNHPLVYSLSSENEYELYKNTDLRPPFTYATLIRQAIMEASDMQLTLNDIYNWFTRTFAYFRRNAATWKNAVRHNLSLHKCFVRVENVKGAVWTVDEVEYQRRRSQKITGNPSLMKSISSSAGFGTLMNSGLQTALAEASLPGLKKFNVRGNSKSQIQKSSMADSHRNQNFSPRVQPPLFLEDKKLKMNDQGCLIQTVKPVSLQPDMSENDEGHLFDLE comes from the exons ATGCCAGAGTCCCCTCTCAGTCCCACAACAGCCCGTCAAAACCCAGCCAGCAGCCtcctcagtcacacagacagTAGTGGTGGGGAAAGAGTCGCTAATGGGAACGCTGGCACTCTGAGTGGCGACGACTGGCAGACTCTTCAGTATAAacag GTCTTCCTTGCTATGATGGCCCCTCAGCAGATGCAGCAGTTTCTGGCTCCCAACCAGCTGCAGGCTCTGATCCACCAGAAGCAGCAAGCCCTTCTGCTTCAGCAG CATCACCTGAAAGAGTTCTACAAGAAGCAGCAACAACAGATTCAGCTGCTTCAGCAACAGTCCAGTAAGAAAATCAAAGAG CTCTCCTCTCCCCAGCTCGTCTTCCAGCAGCTCATCCAactccagcagcagcaacagcagcagctcctcCGGGCGCACAGACCGGCGCTGTCCTCTCCCGCCCTCTCTCCAG CTTGTCTCAGCCCTGCAGAGATGCAGCAAGTATGGAAAGAGCTCACACTGGGAATGACTGAAGATAAAACCGCAATAAAAGCCAATCGAGAATCTTCCACTGGCAAAATAATGTCAGCAAAAGTCCCAGGGAGACAAGCCGATGACCAGCAGTCTGCCTGTCCTCACAGAGCTGAAAG CACTGTTAAAGGTGATCACGCTGCCAAACACGCCCTCTTTGGTCACGGCGTGTGTAATTGGCCCGGCTGTGAGTCAGTCTGTGAAAACTTCAGCCAGTTTATCAA GCACATAAGCAGTGAACACACTCTGGATGACAGAAGTACAGCCCAGTGCAGAGTCCAGATGCAGGTGGTTCAGCAGCTTGAGCTTCAG CTCTGCAAAGAACGGGAGCGTCTGCAGGCAATGATGGCTCACCTGCATCTGCCATCTTTAGAAGCTCAATCGCTCTCGGCGCCTGCACAGTCGCCACAGTCCGACGCGGCTGCTGACCCGTGCGGCCTGCAG CTCACTTCAGTCAACAGCTTGCCCTCGCTGAACTCATCAGACCCAGCCCAGGTGTCCCCTCGACCTCTAGATCCTGTTGGCACTCCATCCCAGAGGGGTGAGAAAGAGTTCCCCTCTCACACGTCAGGCGTTGGGCCTATGAGACGTCGTAATCACCCTCTGGTCTACTCGCTGTCTTCAG AAAATGAATATGAGCTTTACAAAAACACTGATCTCAGACCACCTTTCACCTATGCCACACTGATTCGACAG GCTATCATGGAAGCATCAGACATGCAACTAACCCTCAACGATATATACAACTGGTTCACAAGGACATTTGCTTATTTCCGACGCAACGCCGCCACTTGGAAG AATGCAGTTCGACACAACTTGAGCCTGCACAAGTGTTTCGTGCGCGTGGAGAATGTGAAAGGTGCGGTGTGGACTGTGGATGAGGTGGAATACCAGAGGAGGCGATCCCAGAAGATCACAGG AAATCCATCACTGATGAAAAGTATTTCCTCCAGTGCAGGTTTTGGGACCCTAATGAATTCTGGCTTGCAG ACCGCACTGGCAGAGGCGTCACTGCCAGGACTCAAGAAATTCAACGTAAGAGGAAATTCAAAGAGTCAAATACAAAAGAGCAGCATGGCTGacagccacagaaaccaaaacttCTCTCCTCGTGTCCAGCC GCCACTTTTCCTTGAAGACAAAAAGCTGAAGATGAATGACCAAGGATGTCTGATACAGACAGTGAAACCAGTCAGTCTGCAGCCAGACatgagtgaaaatgatgaagggCATTTGTTTGACCTTGAATGA